The DNA region AGTACCTGAATCTGGAACAGATATAACTATATCTCCGTTAACTTTAGATTCTCTAGCAAGAATTCTACCTGCTTCCTTTCTAGCAAGATAAACACTAGTTCCATCCATTATACTATCAGGTCTAGCAAAATAGATTAACTCAAAAATACATAAACTCCTTTTACACCATTTATCATACGGTATGCCTCTCATGCCCTTTTCATCAATAATGATTATTTCTCCAGGTTCTACGTCTCTAATAAATTCAGCACCAACAGTATCTAACGCACAGCTTTCGGATGCAATAACAAAACCATCTTTTAACTTTCCTATGCACAAAGGTCTTATCCCGTATGGATCTCTTACACCTATTAACATATTTCCCATAGTCAAAACTAAAGCATAAGAACCTCTAATAAGTTCCATAACCTTTCTTATTGCACTTTCAATTCCCGATTTATGATATCTTGCTATCAAATTAACTATTACTTCAGTATCTATAGTTGTTTGAAATACAACACCTTCATCTTCCAATATTTCTCTTATAGCTTGAGCGCTCACTAAATTGCCATTATGGGCTAATGCAATATCTCCATTTTTATACTTAACTACTAAAGGTTGAGCATTTGAAGCTCTACTTTCTCCTGTTGTAGAATATCTAACATGCCCTATGCTTATATTACCATCAAGATTTTCCAAAATATCATCATCAAATACCTCAGATACCAACCCCATGCCTTTACAATATCTAATTTCACCTTTATTATTAACAGCAATACCACAGCTTTCCTGACCTCTATGTTGTAGTGAATATAAGCCAAAATAAGTAATTTTAGAAATATCTTTTAACTTATTTGAATACACTCCAAATATACCACATTCCTCATTTAACTTATCACTACATGTTAGCCCATTATACATGGCAATACACTCCTTAGCTTATTTGTAATATCTTCTACTTTAATGTCAATTACTGATTTACCGTTAATATTTATTGATAATTTATCTTTTATAGTTTTTCCTAATACTGTAAATGGAATTTCGTATTGATTACATAATTCTTTTAATTCGTCTACATTATTCACATCCAAAGATATCAATATTCTTGATTGACTTTCTGAAAATAAATATATATCTTCTCTTAAGCCTGTATTAACTGAAATTTCAGCCCCTAAATTACCTTTAGAGCAGCATTCACATAACGCTAATGCTAATCCTCCGTCACTTAAATCGTGAGCTGACTTTATAAGTTTTTTATCTATAATCTCAAGACATAAATCTTGTAATCTCTTTTCTAGATCTAAATCTATTTCTGGTACTTCACCTAATTCTAAACCATGAATTACCTTTAAGTATTCACTTGCTCCAATTTCTCCCTTAGTTAAACCTAAAAGTACAATAATATCGCCTTCATCTTTAAATCCTATAGTCATAACTTTATCTAAATCCTCTATAAGCCCTACCATCCCTATTATTGGAGTTGGATAAATAGCGTTTTCTGGAGTTTCATTATAAAAACTTACATTACCACTTACAACTGGAGTATTAAACTTTTTGCAAGCTTCACTTATACCTAAAATACTTTCTCTAAACTGCCAGAATCTATCTGGTTTCTCTGGATTTCCAAAATTAAGTCCATCAGTAACAGCTAAAGGCTTTCCACCAGTTACAACAATATTCCTAGCCGCTTCAGCAACTGCAATCTGAGCACCTCTTCTAGGATTCAAATAGCAATATCTACTATTACAATCCGTCGTAGCAGCTATAGCTTTATTTGTTCCATCAATTCTAACTACAGCTGCATCTGCACCAGGAGTTACTACCGTACTAGTTCTTACCTGATAATCATATTGATTATAAACCCATTCTCTACTACATAAATTTGTAGAGCTAAGCATTTTAAATAATACTTCATTCAAATCATTTACTTCCTTTAGTTCATCTACCAAAAGAACTCTCTTCTGATCTATATATTCTGGTTTTTTATATTCTCTGTAATATTTTGGTGCGTCATCAGCTAAAGACTTTGCAGGTACCCTACCAACTATTTTGCCATTTTCCATAATAGTTAACATTCCATCATCTGTAACTTCTCCTATAACTGCCGAATGAAGTCCCCATTTATCGAATATCTTTTTAACCTTTTCTTCTGCACCTTTTTTTATAACAAGAAGCATTCTTTCTTGTGATTCTGATATCATTACTTCTACAGGCAACATTCCTTCTTCTCTTCTAGGAACTAAAGATACATCTACAATCATCCCTGAATTACCTCTAGAAGCCATTTCACTACATGCTGATGTTAATCCAGCAGCTCCTAAGTCCTGTATGCCGACAACATAATCTGTATCTAAAAGCTCAAGACAAGCTTCTAATAGCAGCTTCTCCATAAATGGGTCTCCAACTTGAACTGCAGATCTCTGTTCTGCTGTTTCTTCAGTCAGTTCTACAGAAGCAAAACTCGCTCCTCCTATTCCATCTCTTCCAGTAGAAGCTCCTACATACATAACTAAATTTCCAGCACCGGCTGCAGTCCCTCTGTGAATTTTATCATGTTCAATAACCCCAATGCACATAGCATTTACTAAAGGATTACCTTTATATGATTTATTAAAATACACTTCTCCACCTACCGTTGGAATACCGATACAGTTTCCATATCCTCCGATTCCTGAAACTACTCCACTAAATAAATATCTCATCCAGTCATCTTCTTCTATTTCTCCAAATCTTAGAGAGTTTAAAAGTGCTATTGGTCTTGCTCCCATTGCAAAAATGTCTCTAATAATTCCTCCAACACCAGTTGCGGCTCCTTGATAAGGCTCTACTGCAGAAGGATGATTATGGCTTTCTATTTTCATTGCTATAGCTTTGTTATCTCCTATATCAATAATTCCAGCATTTTCACCTGGACCTTGAAGCACTCTTTCGTTTGATGTCGGAAAATGCTTAAAAAGTGCTCTTGAGTTTTTGTAACTGCAATGTTCAGACCACATAACACCATACATATTTAGCTCTAAAATATTAGGTTCTCTACCTAGAGTTTCTAATATTCTATTGTATTCTTCCTTTGTCAGTCCTACACTTTTCCAAGGCTTATTATTCATCTCTTGAAATGCCCCTCTCTAAATAATCTATCATGGATTTAAATAGAGCTAATCCATCTTCATTTCCTAACAGCAATTCTGAAGCCCTTTCAGGATGCGGCATCATCCCCAATACATTACCTGCTTCATTGCATATTCCTGCAATATTACTAACAGAGCCATTTGGATTTGACTTATCATCTATCAACCCATCTTTACTGCAATATCTAAAAACAATTTGATTGTTCTTTTCAAGTTCAGCTAAGCCTTCTTCATCAATAAAATAATTACC from Caloranaerobacter sp. TR13 includes:
- the purF gene encoding amidophosphoribosyltransferase, which translates into the protein MYNGLTCSDKLNEECGIFGVYSNKLKDISKITYFGLYSLQHRGQESCGIAVNNKGEIRYCKGMGLVSEVFDDDILENLDGNISIGHVRYSTTGESRASNAQPLVVKYKNGDIALAHNGNLVSAQAIREILEDEGVVFQTTIDTEVIVNLIARYHKSGIESAIRKVMELIRGSYALVLTMGNMLIGVRDPYGIRPLCIGKLKDGFVIASESCALDTVGAEFIRDVEPGEIIIIDEKGMRGIPYDKWCKRSLCIFELIYFARPDSIMDGTSVYLARKEAGRILARESKVNGDIVISVPDSGTAAAIGFSEESGIPFSEGLIKNRYVGRTFIKPNQELREQGVRLKLNVLKENIKGKRVILVDDSIVRGTTIRRIVDILKSAGAKEVHVRISSPPVKFPCYFGIDTPERKQLIGAKNTSEEIRKLINADSLSYLSIEGLMKTTGQNRGFCLACFNGDYPMEVPLD
- the purL gene encoding phosphoribosylformylglycinamidine synthase subunit PurL, which codes for MNNKPWKSVGLTKEEYNRILETLGREPNILELNMYGVMWSEHCSYKNSRALFKHFPTSNERVLQGPGENAGIIDIGDNKAIAMKIESHNHPSAVEPYQGAATGVGGIIRDIFAMGARPIALLNSLRFGEIEEDDWMRYLFSGVVSGIGGYGNCIGIPTVGGEVYFNKSYKGNPLVNAMCIGVIEHDKIHRGTAAGAGNLVMYVGASTGRDGIGGASFASVELTEETAEQRSAVQVGDPFMEKLLLEACLELLDTDYVVGIQDLGAAGLTSACSEMASRGNSGMIVDVSLVPRREEGMLPVEVMISESQERMLLVIKKGAEEKVKKIFDKWGLHSAVIGEVTDDGMLTIMENGKIVGRVPAKSLADDAPKYYREYKKPEYIDQKRVLLVDELKEVNDLNEVLFKMLSSTNLCSREWVYNQYDYQVRTSTVVTPGADAAVVRIDGTNKAIAATTDCNSRYCYLNPRRGAQIAVAEAARNIVVTGGKPLAVTDGLNFGNPEKPDRFWQFRESILGISEACKKFNTPVVSGNVSFYNETPENAIYPTPIIGMVGLIEDLDKVMTIGFKDEGDIIVLLGLTKGEIGASEYLKVIHGLELGEVPEIDLDLEKRLQDLCLEIIDKKLIKSAHDLSDGGLALALCECCSKGNLGAEISVNTGLREDIYLFSESQSRILISLDVNNVDELKELCNQYEIPFTVLGKTIKDKLSININGKSVIDIKVEDITNKLRSVLPCIMG